A genomic window from Coccinella septempunctata chromosome 9, icCocSept1.1, whole genome shotgun sequence includes:
- the LOC123321016 gene encoding uncharacterized protein LOC123321016 — protein sequence MEHFRKNPDHMIPYGKRNSQKKIIQPRREKKYRYKSDENLNIEVKKEGNKEKIVITPKPHCFKKGNKIEKKFYCEVCEFKTLSYSTLMVHKNRNHNLAMRCPGCFRHLNSIAELIKHLMDSPNHMTTYLRCNICDFGTYDERALTIHKKRKHF from the exons ATggagcattttcgaaaaaatcctgaTCACATGATACCATATGGGAAGAGAAACTCACAGAAAAAGATAATTCAACCGAgacgagaaaaaaaatacaggtaCAAGTCGGATGAGAACTTGAACATCGAGGTGAAGAAAGAAGGTAACAAAGAAAA GATTGTTATAACACCCAAACCTCATTGTTTCAAGAAGGggaataaaatagaaaaaaaattctactgtGAGGTTTGTGAATTTAAAACACTTAGCTACAGTACACTGATGGTACATAAGAATAGGAATCATAATTTGGCTATGAGATGCCCAGGGTGTTTTCGTCACTTAAATTCGATAGCTGAATTGATAAAACATTTAATGGATAGTCCCAATCATATGACGACTTATCTCAGATGCAACATTTGTGATTTTGGAACCTACGATGAACGGGCATTAACGATTCATAagaagaggaaacatttttaa
- the LOC123320790 gene encoding uncharacterized protein LOC123320790, producing the protein MLSFGGGGLVNSIINKLPFELHLPGYHYCGPGTRLSERLARNDPGINKLDEACKEHDIAYSKHTELSDRHIADKILEDKAWERVKSKDGTFKEKSAALLVTGAMKMKRKMGMGLRNRQKSFRSFVLKPTHKILKKSGGDDLRKSTLIALKTARTAIKKAGGKKNIKIPRIIPFESKSGGILPLIPIFAGLSALGTMLGGASAVAKTVIDANNAKKKLEEDQRHNKAMESIGHGLFIRKSKRGFGLYIRKQSKN; encoded by the coding sequence atgtTATCATTCGGAGGTGGAGGTTTAgtgaattcaataattaataaattacCTTTCGAGTTACATTTGCCTGGATATCATTATTGTGGCCCTGGAACAAGACTTTCAGAACGTCTTGCTAGAAACGATCCGGGTATAAATAAACTTGATGAAGCTTGTAAGGAACACGATATAGCTTATTCCAAACATACGGAATTGTCTGATAGACATATTGCTGATAAAATATTAGAAGACAAAGCTTGGGAACGAGTGAAGTCCAAAGACGGCACATTTAAGGAGAAAAGTGCTGCCTTGCTAGTCACCGGAGCAATGAAAATGAAACGAAAGATGGGTATGGGTCTTCGGAATAGACAAAAATCTTTCAGAAGTTTTGTCTTGAAACCAACTCATAAAATTTTAAAGAAATCAGGGGGCGATGatttgagaaaatcaacgttgatCGCCCTCAAAACAGCTCGAACTGCAATTAAGAAAGCAggtggaaagaaaaatattaaaattcccCGAATCATACCATTCGAATCAAAATCCGGTGGAATTCTACCACTCATACCCATATTCGCAGGACTGTCAGCATTAGGAACCATGTTAGGTGGAGCTAGCGCTGTTGCCAAAACGGTAATTGATGCTAATAATGCtaagaaaaaactggaagaagaTCAGCGACACAACAAAGCGATGGAGTCCATAGGACATGGACTTTTCATAAGAAAATCCAAACGTGGATTTGGTTTATATATTAGAAAACAGTCAAAAAACTAG
- the LOC123321017 gene encoding uncharacterized protein LOC123321017: protein MLSNHVFNLYQPVNTDESIVKIESRTYLPFVKSFNHSDVIEITINRTDCWLLMHDAAIIIKGKVQKTKGNGDVKLVQNAGAFLFDSIIYELCGMEIENVRDPGIISTMRGYLIYEEDDSKLLETGGWNYPKTPTVNTDGSFIFRIPVYHLFNFFKDYQMAMCGKQTFRFFRAQNDHNAIKITSSDPKDHTEAKITIDSMELKVKHIYPNDIIKMDLLNAIRSNKPILMPFRKWEIHELPSLPHGGNKEIWAVKTSTEIECPRFIICGFQTDKKNKSSEDITEFNHINITDIRALLNSDIIPQENLRLNFDKNEYAEAYQNYTQFAQSYGIFKKSPLLTFSEFKEKPVFVLDCSRRDQTFKATTIDVKLEIESSKGFPNNTRVLCIIVHDCIIEFKPLTEEIKKITNF from the coding sequence ATGTTGTCCAATCACGTTTTCAACCTCTATCAACCCGTAAACACCGATGAATCTATAGTAAAAATCGAAAGTCGAACCTATTTGCCATTCGTTAAATCCTTCAATCATTCCGATGTCATTGAAATCACGATAAATCGAACAGACTGTTGGCTTTTGATGCATGATGCTGCTATCATTATCAAAGGAAAAGTACAGAAAACAAAAGGCAATGGAGATGTTAAACTAGTTCAAAATGCTGGAGCATTTCTCTTCGATTCAATTATTTATGAACTCTGCGGTATGGAGATAGAGAATGTTCGAGATCCAGGTATTATATCAACAATGCGAGGATACCTAATTTATGAGGAGGATGATTCAAAACTACTCGAAACGGGAGGATGGAACTACCCGAAAACACCAACTGTGAACACAGATGGAAGTTTTATATTCAGAATACCAGTCTACcatttattcaactttttcaaaGATTACCAAATGGCTATGTGTGGTAAGCAAACGTTCCGATTCTTCAGAGCACAAAATGATCATAATGCGATAAAAATAACATCGTCGGATCCTAAGGATCATACAGAAGCAAAAATCACCATTGATAGTATGGAATTGAAGGTGAAACATATTTATCCGAATGATATTATCAAGATGGATTTATTGAATGCTATAAGGTCTAATAAACCTATATTAATGCCATTCAGGAAGTGGGAGATTCATGAATTACCATCATTACCACATGGGGGTAATAAGGAGATTTGGGCTGTTAAAACATCTACAGAAATCGAGTGTCCAAGATTCATAATTTGTGGGTTTCAAACtgataagaaaaataaaagttctgAGGACATAACTGAATTCAATCATATAAATATAACAGATATTCGAGCATTATTGAATTCGGACATCATTCCGCAAGAAAATTTACGTTTGAATTTCGATAAGAATGAATATGCTGAAGCTTATCAGAATTACACTCAATTTGCTCAGAGTTATGGAATTTTCAAGAAATCCCCACTCCTGACCTTCAGCGAATTCAAAGAAAAGCCTGTTTTTGTACTGGACTGTTCCAGAAGAGATCAGACGTTCAAAGCTACAACAATTGATGTGAAACTAGAAATAGAGTCCTCGAAGGGATTTCCAAATAATACAAGAGTTTTATGTATTATAGTACATGACTGCATTATAGAATTTAAACCTCTAacagaagaaattaaaaaaattactaatttttaa